One Mercenaria mercenaria strain notata chromosome 12, MADL_Memer_1, whole genome shotgun sequence DNA segment encodes these proteins:
- the LOC128547503 gene encoding uncharacterized protein LOC128547503 translates to MLSLSTLYAENKIVDSKKVSGLKVLCLNSDFRIFLPEAYTRGTMPENTSHIPTPELARYVPYLQSIAGYLYQKLDCEIALLIGYNCPKALTPREIFAPDGDGPFAEKTDLGWGIVGVIGDCDVWKTDDTLDVIGMCNRILTYEVPEFASSAYEGHDNRSVQFCLKTKVKKVFNFERCLRMMKSAFVEQKYGEPISCEDRLFLDKMNEGVRVVNGRYEMSLPFSTSAMCLPDNRQMAVHRLNGLHKRLTHDSRYMSHYVDFMNGLIEKGHAERVPDTKIEGKRWYIPHHGVYHSQKPNKLRVVSDGSAKFKGKTLKGCLLSGPDLTNLLVGVLCRFRQESVAFMCNIEQMFYQFKVRPEERDFLRFLWFDNDKTMEAPVDYRMTVHLFGAKSSPGCSNFGLKRIASDLEGSFRADVSSSVRKSFYVVDGLKFVSGVSEAIDLIGRTQTMLSQAGVRLCKFISNCPEIVDSVKPEDRARDPERVSLIGDYRWREP, encoded by the coding sequence ATGCTGTCACTCTCAACCCTTTATGCTGAAAATAAAATTGTGGACAGCAAGAAGGTGTCTGGCTTAAAAGTACTTTGCCTTAACAGTGATTTCAGGATATTTCTTCCAGAAGCATATACTCGAGGTACCATGCCAGAAAATACATCCCATATACCAACTCCGGAACTTGCAAGGTATGTGCCATACTTGCAGTCCATTGCCGGGTATCTTTATCAAAAATTAGACTGTGAAATAGCCTTGCTCATAGGGTACAACTGCCCAAAAGCTCTAACCCCTAGAGAAATCTTTGCTCCAGATGGTGATGGACCATTTGCAGAAAAGACCGATTTAGGATGGGGTATTGTCGGTGTAATTGGTGACTGCGATGTTTGGAAAACTGATGACACGTTAGATGTTATTGGTATGTGTAATCGTATTTTGACTTATGAAGTCCCAGAATTTGCAAGCTCTGCTTATGAAGGTCATGACAACAGGTCAGTTCAGTTCTGTCTGAAGACAAAGGTcaagaaagtttttaattttgaaaggtGTCTGCGAATGATGAAATCTGCTTTTGTGGAGCAGAAATATGGAGAGCCAATTTCTTGTGAAGACAGACTCTTTTTAGATAAAATGAATGAAGGTGTTAGAGTTGTAAATGGTAGATATGAAATGTCATTGCCATTCAGTACATCTGCGATGTGCTTGCCAGATAATCGCCAAATGGCAGTCCATCGACTTAATGGTCTTCATAAACGTTTGACCCATGATTCTAGATATATGAGCCATTATGTTGATTTCATGAATGGTTTGATTGAAAAGGGACATGCAGAACGGGTACCAGACACTAAGATAGAAGGGAAAAGATGGTATATCCCTCACCATGGTGTTTATCACTCCCAGAAACCCAACAAGCTTAGAGTCGTTTCTGACGGTAGTGCGAAATttaagggaaaaactttaaaaggctGTCTTCTTTCAGGCCCAGACCTTACAAACTTATTGGTTGGTGTACTTTGTAGGTTTAGGCAAGAATCAGTGGCATTTATGTGCAATATAGAACAGATGTTCTATCAGTTCAAAGTGCGACCTGAGGAAAGAGACTTTCTTAGATTTCTGTGGTTCGATAATGATAAGACTATGGAAGCTCCTGTAGACTATCGCATGACAGTACATCTGTTTGGTGCAAAATCATCTCCAGGTTGTTCAAATTTTGGGTTAAAGAGAATTGCATCCGATTTGGAGGGAAGTTTTCGTGCAGATGTCTCTAGCTCTGTTCGCAAAAGTTTCTATGTTGTTGATGGATTGAAATTTGTTTCAGGTGTCAGTGAAGCTATTGATCTGATTGGTAGAACACAGACGATGCTGTCACAAGCGGGGGTTCGATTATGTAAGTTTATTTCGAATTGTCCAGAGATTGTTGATAGTGTAAAACCTGAGGATAGAGCAAGAGATCCTGAAAGGGTCAGTTTGATAGGTGATTACCGTTGGAGAGAGCCTTAA